One window of Gemmatimonadaceae bacterium genomic DNA carries:
- the menB gene encoding 1,4-dihydroxy-2-naphthoyl-CoA synthase — translation MSVQWKTIRSYTDIRYERVADEGIAKITINRPEVRNAFRPHTVTELIDAFNHVRDDMTTGVVLLTGEGDQAFCSGGDQRVRGDGGYVGEDQIPRLNILDVQKQIRYLPKPVIAVVAGYAIGGGHVLHLVCDLTIAADNAKFGQTGPRVGSFDAGYGASYLARVVGHKKAREIWYLCRQYSAQDALDMGLVNTVVPLEQLEAESLQWAREILEKSPMALRFLKAAFNADTDGLAGLQQLAGDATLLYYLTEEAKEGKNAFLENRAPDFSKFPRFP, via the coding sequence ATGAGCGTCCAGTGGAAAACGATCAGGAGCTATACTGACATTCGCTACGAGCGCGTCGCGGACGAGGGTATCGCCAAAATCACGATCAACCGGCCCGAGGTACGCAACGCGTTCCGGCCGCACACCGTAACCGAGCTGATAGACGCGTTCAATCATGTTCGGGACGACATGACGACCGGTGTCGTGCTCCTGACCGGCGAGGGGGACCAGGCCTTCTGCTCGGGCGGTGACCAGCGGGTGCGAGGCGATGGCGGCTACGTCGGCGAAGACCAGATCCCGCGCCTCAACATCCTCGACGTGCAGAAGCAGATCCGTTATCTGCCGAAACCGGTGATCGCCGTGGTCGCCGGGTACGCAATAGGTGGCGGGCATGTCCTGCACCTGGTGTGCGACCTGACGATCGCCGCGGATAACGCGAAGTTCGGCCAGACTGGCCCGCGCGTAGGCAGCTTCGACGCGGGCTACGGCGCGAGCTACCTGGCACGGGTAGTCGGGCACAAGAAGGCGCGCGAGATCTGGTATCTCTGCCGGCAGTACAGTGCGCAGGACGCGCTCGACATGGGACTCGTCAACACCGTGGTGCCGCTCGAGCAGCTCGAGGCGGAGTCGCTGCAGTGGGCGCGCGAGATCCTCGAGAAGAGCCCAATGGCGCTGCGTTTCCTCAAAGCGGCGTTCAATGCCGACACCGACGGACTGGCCGGCTTGCAGCAATTGGCCGGAGACGCGACTCTGCTCTACTACCTCACCGAAGAGGCGAAGGAGGGCAAGAACGCTTTCCTCGAGAACCGGGCGCCGGACTTCAGCAAGTTCCCGCGCTTTCCGTGA
- a CDS encoding Fic family protein: METMTGDLVTASLRAGYLLKQQSGPDGYSAFVPAPLPPNPPLDLSGRIGGLLERASNSLGRLDGLSRSLDPDRLLYMYVRKEAVLSSQIEGTQSTLTELLEYENSEAPGVPVEDIREVSRYVSALRFAVDQIAAGFPMSLRLIRDTHGVLMTGGRGGHQTPGEFRRTQNWIGGTRPGTARFVPPPPHELMRVLGELEHFIVEGSATPIIKAGLAHAQFETIHPFLDGNGRLGRLLITMILCSERTLSQPFLYLSLYFKQHRDDYYAALQRVRSEGDWEGWMAHYLEGVDWTARQTTETTVRLLELFRSDRELVVSSARGAATLRVYEEVQRRVIMSIRRVSENLGVSIPTVTSSLRRLEALGIVRETTGRRYGRMFAYHRQLEILNETDDMAG; the protein is encoded by the coding sequence ATGGAAACCATGACAGGCGATCTCGTAACTGCCTCGCTGAGGGCAGGGTATCTCTTGAAGCAGCAGTCAGGTCCGGACGGTTACTCCGCCTTCGTTCCGGCGCCATTGCCGCCGAACCCTCCCCTCGACTTATCTGGCCGTATAGGCGGTCTCCTGGAACGGGCGAGCAACTCATTGGGACGACTGGACGGGCTTTCAAGAAGTCTGGATCCCGACCGCCTCCTCTATATGTATGTGAGGAAGGAAGCCGTGCTATCGAGTCAGATCGAGGGAACACAATCGACGCTGACTGAATTGCTGGAGTATGAGAACAGCGAAGCGCCGGGAGTACCCGTCGAGGATATTCGTGAAGTTTCCCGATACGTCTCAGCGTTGAGATTTGCGGTCGATCAGATCGCCGCGGGATTCCCGATGAGTTTGAGGTTGATCCGCGATACGCACGGCGTGCTTATGACTGGCGGCCGCGGAGGGCATCAGACACCCGGAGAATTTCGTCGGACACAGAATTGGATCGGAGGAACACGCCCAGGCACGGCGCGCTTCGTTCCACCACCGCCCCACGAGCTAATGCGCGTCTTGGGCGAGCTTGAGCATTTCATCGTCGAAGGCAGCGCAACTCCAATCATCAAGGCAGGGTTGGCCCACGCGCAATTCGAAACAATTCACCCATTCCTGGACGGAAACGGGCGACTCGGACGACTTCTCATCACGATGATTCTCTGTTCCGAGCGAACCCTGTCCCAACCATTTCTTTACCTCAGTCTCTACTTCAAGCAGCACCGCGATGACTACTACGCCGCGCTTCAGCGTGTTCGTTCGGAAGGAGACTGGGAGGGATGGATGGCCCACTATCTGGAAGGCGTCGACTGGACTGCGAGACAAACAACGGAGACGACCGTACGACTTCTTGAGCTTTTCAGATCCGATCGAGAGCTCGTTGTCAGTTCGGCTCGGGGAGCAGCTACGCTGCGAGTCTACGAAGAAGTCCAGCGGCGTGTGATCATGTCGATCCGTCGAGTCTCCGAGAACCTCGGAGTTTCTATTCCCACTGTCACAAGCAGTTTGCGGCGGCTCGAGGCGCTTGGAATCGTCCGAGAGACCACCGGTCGCAGGTACGGCCGGATGTTCGCCTACCATCGGCAACTCGAGATTCTAAACGAGACAGATGACATGGCGGGATAG
- a CDS encoding carboxypeptidase regulatory-like domain-containing protein, with product MAKPLDGQVRDSSRSHAKAAVLRGIVKDEYGDPLQKAEVRVQPGGYVAQTDTTGQFQIEAPAGQYNVVFRRLGYIVEDFSWRARPGEGTQLSIRLNPLPQTLDTVVVRDSHDRVAGASWITGVVVDSAMQPLKDVELQLIGTGRHAVTYERGEFFFAGLAKGSYVLRARRIGFNPGNLTIKIGNGEEHGVTIKLTPLPFTLATVEVRDMSGFGSSADAWQEFDRRQRWKSNLSVTIGRDVFTNLGKMPLDGALRGTQAESLIGMPQLGSRYVPTSIHSNRTGGLSLPALPPIPGDVCVLVDGVSPYRVPLSVFRADEVERVEVFAANGDWTGTIGARMEMVKGCETGPGLKHPPYFVIWMRGSS from the coding sequence GTGGCGAAACCGCTTGATGGTCAGGTCCGCGACAGCTCACGAAGTCACGCGAAGGCGGCCGTTCTACGCGGAATCGTCAAGGACGAGTACGGTGACCCGCTCCAAAAGGCGGAGGTCCGGGTTCAGCCGGGCGGCTACGTCGCGCAGACGGACACGACGGGACAATTCCAAATCGAAGCGCCGGCTGGTCAGTACAATGTGGTATTCCGCCGACTCGGATACATCGTCGAGGATTTCAGCTGGCGCGCTCGTCCGGGCGAAGGTACCCAGTTGTCCATCCGCCTCAATCCACTTCCGCAAACCCTCGATACGGTTGTCGTTCGGGACTCACATGACCGCGTGGCCGGAGCGTCGTGGATTACGGGCGTCGTAGTGGATAGTGCGATGCAGCCGTTGAAGGATGTCGAGCTGCAGCTGATTGGCACCGGCCGGCACGCGGTAACTTACGAGCGTGGAGAATTCTTTTTTGCCGGGCTCGCGAAAGGCAGCTATGTGTTGCGTGCAAGACGCATCGGATTCAATCCGGGCAACCTTACGATAAAAATTGGAAATGGGGAAGAGCACGGCGTCACGATCAAACTCACACCCCTGCCATTCACATTGGCCACTGTCGAGGTTAGAGACATGAGCGGCTTCGGCAGTTCAGCCGACGCGTGGCAGGAATTCGATCGGCGCCAGCGATGGAAGAGCAATCTCAGTGTCACGATTGGCCGTGACGTTTTCACTAATCTTGGAAAGATGCCTCTCGACGGGGCATTGCGAGGAACACAAGCAGAATCATTAATCGGAATGCCGCAGCTCGGTAGCCGATATGTTCCAACATCCATTCATTCCAACCGTACCGGTGGGCTGTCCCTACCCGCCTTGCCTCCCATTCCAGGCGACGTGTGCGTGCTCGTAGATGGAGTCAGCCCCTATCGAGTACCACTGTCTGTGTTCCGCGCCGACGAAGTGGAACGAGTCGAGGTGTTTGCGGCGAACGGCGATTGGACGGGGACGATCGGCGCACGAATGGAGATGGTGAAGGGATGCGAGACAGGGCCCGGGTTAAAACACCCGCCCTACTTCGTAATCTGGATGCGCGGCAGCTCCTGA
- a CDS encoding M24 family metallopeptidase, with protein sequence MVIWRITAIEFPSRRDLVGHGIGTGFHEEPQVPNYGKAKRGIRLVPGLTIAIEPMVNIGKPGIRTMPDRWTVVTLDGTRSAHFEHTVAITENGPRVLTGA encoded by the coding sequence TTGGTCATTTGGCGCATTACCGCGATTGAATTTCCTTCTCGGAGAGATCTCGTCGGACACGGCATCGGGACTGGCTTTCACGAAGAGCCGCAGGTTCCTAACTACGGCAAGGCGAAGCGCGGGATTCGACTCGTTCCGGGATTGACCATCGCGATCGAGCCGATGGTGAACATCGGTAAGCCTGGAATCCGGACGATGCCAGACAGGTGGACTGTAGTGACGCTCGACGGAACGCGGTCGGCGCACTTCGAGCACACGGTGGCGATAACCGAGAACGGACCCCGGGTACTGACAGGCGCGTAA
- a CDS encoding L,D-transpeptidase family protein, with protein sequence MRHTKTAAALAVTLIFSAACNSGDKSNGTASNAIGKSWSPEKLTSVKGVPVTAIEAALKKRLAGSPPAKITARQWGRAKRLYKQYGNNPLWLKSDGLHEDRTFALANSVLQAEQDGMRMDAYPIGALAQAITAVQQTQTPTPDQLADADVLLTAAFSALGGDYLTGQVDPKTVAQSWHIDPQDEDVDSALARSLRNTALDKAIATMRPQDPDYAALRKELDRFQRITVKGGWLAVPAGEAAKPGERMAPARVAALRQRLTIEGIGAPASPPPAARSSSKTNAPAVSSGVYDLALAGAVAEFQSRHGIVVDSMLGAETLTSLNESALYRTAQIAANLERLRWLPRAFGNRYIYVNIPAFRLEAYDGGQKALDMKVIVGQDYEDKATPVFSDSMEVVVFRPYWNVPPDIAEKEIFPKMNADPGYLAANNYELYKEGGATRVRQKPGEKNSLGLVKFLFPNDFNIYLHDTPNQELFDKDVRAFSHGCIRVEKPSELAQWVLGWAAAKVDARMKGTSDNQQTRLPKKLPVYITYGTAYIRDGRLYFGNDLYDRDDKLVQQVVRGTLPSPETVQAVQALRRIAARS encoded by the coding sequence ATGCGCCACACGAAAACTGCCGCGGCCCTCGCCGTAACGCTCATTTTTTCCGCCGCCTGCAATAGCGGCGACAAATCCAATGGAACGGCGTCGAACGCGATCGGCAAATCGTGGTCGCCCGAGAAGCTCACATCGGTCAAAGGTGTGCCCGTCACCGCCATCGAGGCCGCCCTCAAAAAGCGCCTCGCTGGATCTCCTCCTGCGAAAATCACCGCTCGCCAGTGGGGACGCGCAAAGCGTCTCTACAAGCAGTACGGAAACAATCCGCTCTGGCTCAAGTCGGACGGGCTCCATGAGGACCGCACATTCGCACTCGCCAACTCGGTGCTGCAAGCCGAGCAGGATGGCATGCGAATGGATGCTTACCCGATTGGCGCGCTGGCCCAGGCCATCACTGCGGTTCAGCAGACCCAAACTCCAACGCCGGATCAACTCGCCGACGCAGACGTCCTTCTCACCGCAGCGTTCAGCGCGCTGGGCGGCGATTATCTCACCGGCCAGGTTGACCCAAAAACAGTCGCTCAAAGCTGGCACATCGACCCTCAGGACGAGGACGTCGATTCCGCCCTCGCGCGCTCACTCCGCAACACCGCGCTCGACAAGGCGATCGCCACGATGCGCCCGCAGGACCCCGACTACGCGGCGCTTCGAAAGGAGCTCGACCGCTTTCAGCGCATAACCGTAAAAGGCGGCTGGCTTGCGGTACCGGCTGGCGAAGCGGCGAAGCCGGGAGAAAGAATGGCGCCGGCTCGCGTGGCGGCACTCCGGCAGCGTCTCACGATCGAGGGCATTGGTGCGCCCGCATCCCCTCCGCCGGCTGCGAGATCCTCAAGCAAGACGAACGCTCCCGCCGTTTCATCGGGCGTCTACGATCTGGCACTGGCCGGCGCGGTTGCGGAGTTTCAGTCGCGACACGGCATTGTGGTAGACAGCATGCTCGGCGCCGAAACTCTCACATCACTCAACGAATCCGCTCTGTATCGCACAGCGCAGATTGCAGCGAACCTTGAACGGTTGCGATGGTTGCCGCGCGCGTTTGGCAATCGCTACATCTATGTGAATATTCCGGCGTTCAGGCTCGAGGCGTACGACGGCGGCCAGAAGGCGCTCGACATGAAGGTCATCGTTGGGCAGGACTACGAAGACAAGGCCACGCCGGTGTTTTCCGACTCGATGGAGGTTGTCGTTTTCCGTCCGTACTGGAACGTCCCTCCTGATATTGCCGAGAAGGAAATCTTTCCGAAGATGAACGCCGACCCGGGGTACCTCGCGGCGAATAACTACGAGCTGTACAAGGAGGGAGGCGCGACGCGGGTGCGCCAGAAGCCGGGCGAGAAGAATTCTCTCGGACTGGTGAAGTTTCTGTTTCCCAACGACTTCAACATCTACCTCCACGACACACCCAATCAGGAGCTGTTCGACAAGGATGTGCGCGCATTCAGCCACGGCTGTATTCGCGTCGAGAAACCTTCGGAGCTGGCCCAGTGGGTTCTCGGGTGGGCCGCGGCCAAGGTCGATGCGCGGATGAAGGGAACATCCGACAACCAGCAGACCCGGCTGCCGAAGAAGCTGCCGGTCTACATCACGTACGGGACTGCGTACATCCGCGACGGACGGCTGTACTTTGGCAACGACCTCTATGATCGCGACGACAAGCTCGTCCAGCAGGTCGTGAGGGGCACGCTGCCGAGTCCGGAGACGGTTCAGGCGGTGCAGGCACTGCGGCGGATCGCGGCAAGGAGCTGA
- a CDS encoding NAD-dependent epimerase/dehydratase family protein → MSAILILGGTRNLGHVTALALLEAGHEVTILNRGQTRDELPRDVERLRADRSDTNQLRAAIGQRSFDLIFDATTYTGADARQAIDVFSGRAGRYVFVSSGQVYLVREGLERPFREADYAGPVMDEPPRDSADHPSWLYGADKRDAEDAFMAARSESGFPVMTLRLPMVASERDHYGRIQGYAARILDGGPLLLPEGEGLPLRHVYVADVARLVVGLAGNDAGSGRDYNISYGSSMKLARFIALLAAAAGRSPDVLTVDRGKLVERGLLPHCSPFSGRWMSELDNTQSLAHLGAAGIRYTAPEDYLPKLLEDFTTRWAVNSMVPEGYSQRREEVAFAGAGIETEEPT, encoded by the coding sequence ATGTCGGCAATCCTGATCCTCGGCGGCACACGAAACCTCGGACACGTGACGGCGCTGGCCCTTCTCGAGGCCGGTCACGAAGTCACGATTCTCAACCGCGGTCAAACCCGCGATGAGTTACCGCGCGACGTCGAGCGCCTGCGCGCCGACCGGTCCGACACCAACCAGCTTCGCGCTGCCATCGGCCAGCGTTCCTTCGATCTCATTTTCGACGCGACCACTTACACCGGCGCGGACGCTCGCCAGGCGATCGACGTATTCAGCGGGCGCGCGGGTCGGTATGTCTTTGTAAGCAGCGGGCAGGTCTACCTCGTTCGCGAGGGACTCGAGCGGCCCTTTAGAGAGGCCGACTACGCAGGACCTGTCATGGACGAACCCCCTCGCGACTCGGCCGATCATCCAAGCTGGCTCTACGGAGCAGACAAGCGCGACGCGGAAGATGCTTTCATGGCTGCGCGATCGGAGTCCGGATTTCCTGTCATGACCCTGCGCCTGCCGATGGTCGCATCGGAACGTGATCACTACGGAAGGATCCAGGGGTACGCGGCTCGCATTCTCGATGGTGGTCCACTCCTCCTCCCCGAAGGAGAAGGTCTTCCGCTCCGTCACGTGTATGTCGCCGACGTCGCACGGCTTGTTGTCGGACTTGCCGGCAACGATGCGGGTTCGGGCCGCGATTACAACATCTCTTATGGCAGTTCGATGAAGCTCGCGCGATTCATCGCCTTGCTCGCCGCGGCGGCGGGCCGCTCGCCCGACGTTCTGACCGTGGATCGCGGCAAACTCGTCGAGCGCGGCCTTCTTCCCCACTGCTCTCCATTCAGCGGCCGATGGATGTCTGAACTCGACAACACACAAAGCCTCGCCCATCTAGGTGCTGCGGGGATCAGGTATACGGCGCCCGAAGATTACCTGCCGAAGCTGCTGGAAGATTTCACAACTCGCTGGGCTGTGAATTCCATGGTCCCCGAAGGTTACTCCCAGCGAAGGGAGGAAGTAGCGTTCGCGGGGGCCGGAATCGAAACTGAGGAGCCAACGTGA